Proteins encoded by one window of Anaerobacillus sp. CMMVII:
- a CDS encoding 3-isopropylmalate dehydratase — protein MEEMAPYVMEDIRPNFYKEITEGDIIVAGKNFGCGSSREAAPAVLKAAGISAVISPLFARIFYRNAINVGLPVITLESANKTFSAGETLEIDLELGKILKVDSGILTNFQPIPSFMMGILREGGLVPYIKKNKRFILSN, from the coding sequence ATAGAAGAAATGGCACCATATGTGATGGAAGATATCCGCCCTAATTTTTATAAAGAGATAACCGAAGGAGACATTATAGTCGCTGGTAAAAACTTTGGTTGTGGATCATCTAGGGAAGCTGCCCCAGCGGTACTGAAGGCGGCCGGTATATCAGCGGTTATCTCACCACTTTTTGCAAGAATATTTTATCGAAATGCAATAAATGTAGGGTTGCCAGTAATCACACTAGAAAGCGCTAACAAAACCTTTTCCGCAGGGGAAACATTGGAAATAGACTTAGAGTTAGGAAAAATACTTAAAGTCGATTCAGGCATCTTAACAAACTTTCAACCTATTCCATCGTTTATGATGGGTATTCTTAGAGAGGGAGGGTTAGTTCCCTACATTAAAAAAAATAAGAGATTTATTTTAAGTAATTAA
- a CDS encoding phosphotransferase enzyme family protein, producing MMKLSTMKKVMDTVDSEWRSPLGELILEKWGYDEGTVFILRASANFIFVFKKDGKQYYLRFNDSCERDLSTIEAELNIVQYLGSKCLHVAQPIKSLNGEYIETVKTEIGTFYAVVFEAIKGKHYDFEEITSDQAYLWGKSLGALHENLKQLPEEYKINRPSWRENLLKVKEILPSNETVAKKELERIVKWAEGLNISKENFGIIHYDFELDNLVFAESTIGMLDFDDSSLNWYVADIVYALRDAGDFNIKHSIITNFIQGYESETLLDMQILKETLSLRRCTN from the coding sequence ATGATGAAATTAAGTACAATGAAGAAAGTTATGGATACTGTTGACAGTGAATGGAGAAGTCCATTAGGGGAACTGATTCTTGAAAAATGGGGATATGATGAAGGAACTGTATTTATTTTACGAGCAAGCGCTAATTTTATTTTTGTTTTCAAAAAAGACGGAAAACAATATTATCTAAGATTTAATGATTCTTGTGAAAGAGACTTATCAACGATAGAAGCAGAGTTGAACATTGTTCAGTATTTAGGAAGTAAGTGCTTACACGTAGCCCAACCCATTAAATCATTAAATGGAGAATATATAGAAACGGTAAAAACTGAAATTGGAACATTTTATGCAGTTGTTTTCGAAGCAATTAAAGGAAAACACTATGATTTTGAAGAAATAACAAGTGATCAGGCTTATTTATGGGGAAAGTCTTTAGGTGCTTTACACGAAAATCTTAAACAATTACCTGAAGAATATAAAATTAACCGTCCGAGTTGGAGGGAGAATTTATTAAAAGTAAAAGAAATACTTCCATCTAACGAAACCGTTGCAAAAAAGGAATTAGAAAGAATAGTAAAATGGGCTGAGGGTTTAAATATATCAAAGGAAAACTTTGGGATTATTCATTATGACTTTGAACTAGATAATCTAGTATTTGCTGAAAGTACAATAGGAATGCTTGATTTCGATGATTCTTCTCTAAATTGGTATGTTGCTGATATTGTTTATGCACTAAGAGATGCAGGAGATTTTAATATTAAGCATTCTATAATTACAAATTTTATACAAGGGTATGAAAGTGAGACTTTACTAGACATGCAAATACTCAAAGAAACATTGAGTTTGAGAAGATGCACAAATTAG
- a CDS encoding helix-turn-helix transcriptional regulator, with product MKSNISLGQIAKVAGYSIPHFYRVFCAIVGCPVKEYVRKRKLSNAMFDVVTSKSSIIDIAFRYGFESHEAFTRSFKLAYGMPPSSFRKVQVEPILYEKLICFLKIGRMKIQY from the coding sequence TTGAAAAGTAATATAAGTTTGGGGCAAATAGCGAAAGTTGCTGGCTACTCAATACCTCATTTCTATAGGGTATTCTGTGCAATTGTGGGGTGCCCTGTGAAGGAATATGTACGTAAAAGAAAACTGAGTAATGCAATGTTTGATGTAGTAACCTCAAAAAGTAGCATAATAGACATAGCTTTTAGATATGGTTTCGAATCCCATGAGGCATTTACTCGATCTTTTAAATTGGCTTACGGAATGCCACCAAGTAGTTTTCGAAAAGTTCAAGTAGAGCCAATCCTCTATGAAAAGTTAATTTGCTTTCTAAAAATAGGGCGGATGAAGATACAATATTGA
- a CDS encoding helix-turn-helix domain-containing protein produces MKPKLVWTSELGKYIKASRDKKGWSQDKLASEVGLTQQYISDLELGKRNFSNDVLLLIAVSLDTYPSEYWLKFEHEVLPDIKKHLKEQE; encoded by the coding sequence TTGAAACCAAAATTAGTCTGGACTTCCGAGTTAGGTAAATATATTAAAGCTAGTAGAGATAAGAAAGGTTGGTCACAGGATAAGCTAGCGTCTGAAGTTGGTCTGACCCAGCAATACATAAGTGATCTTGAGTTAGGAAAACGAAATTTTTCAAATGATGTATTACTATTAATTGCTGTTTCATTAGACACTTACCCTTCTGAATACTGGCTCAAATTTGAGCATGAAGTTCTACCAGACATCAAAAAACACCTCAAAGAACAGGAGTAA
- a CDS encoding GyrI-like domain-containing protein: MKPEIICKEERLLLGIVRKISQGENLKFGLLLKVRNEFMEMERTIHTRGNTELYYAAYDYNAEDIGKENEGINYNYFYGVEALEYENIPTGMVKKVLPQGKYAVFYYDTKIIH; the protein is encoded by the coding sequence TTGAAACCAGAAATTATTTGTAAAGAAGAAAGACTACTTTTAGGTATAGTCAGAAAAATAAGTCAAGGAGAAAACTTGAAGTTTGGACTTTTACTAAAAGTAAGAAATGAATTTATGGAAATGGAAAGAACTATTCATACCAGAGGAAATACTGAATTGTACTATGCAGCTTATGATTATAACGCAGAAGACATTGGTAAAGAGAACGAGGGGATTAATTACAATTATTTTTATGGTGTAGAAGCATTAGAATATGAAAACATTCCCACTGGTATGGTAAAAAAGGTTTTACCCCAAGGTAAATATGCTGTTTTTTATTATGATACCAAAATAATACATTAA
- a CDS encoding tripartite tricarboxylate transporter substrate-binding protein, whose amino-acid sequence MKRILMFSVVVLVSIMLAACGSKSSSTGENYPSKAIELVAAGSPGGGLDSLARAVDQGFNDAGLRDQPFNITNNGGGGGNPARAYMKEKNGNPYHLLSESNRVYINNLVGTTELGIDDVTPIARVATEYLVWVVKADSEFTDAIQVLDKLKEDPHSVLFGVGTVPSNDQMNVLRPASEYGIDVSQIEIVAHNSGGDLITQLVGGHIPIVSTGISEAIEFVKSGDARILAVSAPEPLQGELVDIPTWKSLGIDVSILHWRGIFGPPNMPENTVEYWDNKFGELVNQKNGKRF is encoded by the coding sequence ATGAAAAGGATATTAATGTTCAGTGTTGTGGTTTTGGTATCAATCATGCTAGCTGCCTGTGGAAGTAAGTCCTCGAGTACTGGAGAAAATTATCCGTCAAAAGCGATTGAATTAGTGGCTGCTGGTTCCCCAGGTGGAGGGCTTGATTCACTTGCTCGTGCCGTTGATCAAGGTTTTAATGATGCTGGCTTAAGAGATCAACCATTTAATATTACTAATAATGGTGGTGGTGGTGGAAATCCCGCGAGAGCATATATGAAAGAAAAAAACGGAAATCCTTACCACTTATTATCGGAATCAAATCGAGTCTATATAAATAACTTAGTTGGAACTACAGAACTAGGTATTGACGATGTTACTCCAATCGCACGAGTTGCAACTGAATACTTAGTATGGGTAGTTAAAGCAGACTCTGAATTTACAGATGCAATTCAAGTCTTAGATAAATTAAAAGAGGATCCACATTCTGTTCTATTTGGAGTAGGAACTGTTCCTAGTAATGACCAGATGAATGTCTTAAGACCTGCTAGTGAGTACGGAATTGACGTCAGTCAAATTGAAATTGTCGCCCATAACAGCGGAGGCGATTTAATAACCCAATTAGTAGGCGGACATATTCCAATCGTTTCTACTGGTATTTCTGAAGCAATCGAATTCGTAAAATCAGGTGATGCTAGAATTTTGGCAGTATCGGCACCTGAACCATTGCAAGGTGAATTAGTTGATATACCAACTTGGAAGTCGCTAGGTATTGATGTTTCGATCTTACATTGGAGAGGGATTTTTGGACCTCCAAATATGCCGGAAAATACAGTTGAATACTGGGATAATAAATTTGGAGAGTTAGTCAATCAGAAGAATGGCAAGCGATTTTAG
- a CDS encoding 3-isopropylmalate dehydratase large subunit: MGKTMLEKILSFKSGTQVSSGELTIVDVDMLVSHDGNRPQATDVFYEMGGERVFDKDKVKLVIDHAPTVPNQTAAAIHAQMRQFADQQQVEIIGPGEGICHQVIAERGYVYPGNLLMGTDSHTCTYGALNMLGIGVGTSDLAAVMLTGKIWLKVPETIKVELTGEIPDGVYPKDIVLELIRVIRADGATYKALEFCGDALNSISIEGRMTISNMAVEAGAKTAIFPYDDILKSWLEKRQNIADHQPVYPDPDASYEHVITINVSELKSRIAIPDQVENVVSSEALGIKINQAIIGTCVNGRLEDLEVAAHILKEKKLADDVRLFITPASREIYLQALEKGYIETFVKAGANIGIPGCSGCTGGAHFAIPSDGDVVITSANRNFVGRLGNPKASIYLASPAVVALSAINGKITFPTNKGGVAI; the protein is encoded by the coding sequence ATGGGAAAGACCATGCTAGAAAAAATCCTCTCGTTTAAAAGTGGAACACAGGTATCTAGTGGAGAGTTAACCATTGTTGATGTCGATATGCTTGTTTCTCATGATGGTAATCGTCCCCAAGCGACTGATGTTTTTTACGAAATGGGTGGCGAACGAGTCTTTGATAAAGATAAAGTTAAATTGGTGATTGACCACGCACCTACCGTTCCGAATCAGACAGCAGCAGCTATCCATGCGCAAATGAGGCAATTTGCGGATCAACAACAGGTTGAGATTATAGGACCGGGTGAGGGGATTTGTCATCAAGTAATTGCTGAAAGAGGTTATGTTTATCCAGGTAACTTATTAATGGGAACTGATTCTCATACTTGTACCTATGGTGCGCTCAATATGCTTGGTATTGGAGTAGGTACTAGTGATTTAGCCGCTGTAATGCTTACTGGAAAGATATGGCTTAAGGTGCCAGAAACGATAAAAGTAGAATTAACAGGAGAGATTCCTGATGGTGTCTATCCAAAAGACATCGTTCTTGAATTGATACGAGTAATTAGAGCAGACGGAGCAACATATAAGGCATTGGAATTTTGTGGAGACGCTTTGAACTCTATATCAATTGAAGGGCGTATGACTATTTCGAATATGGCTGTAGAGGCTGGTGCGAAAACTGCAATATTTCCATACGATGACATTTTAAAGTCTTGGCTTGAGAAAAGACAAAACATAGCAGATCATCAACCGGTTTATCCAGATCCTGATGCTTCATACGAACATGTGATAACGATTAATGTTTCAGAGTTAAAGTCTCGGATCGCAATTCCAGATCAAGTTGAAAATGTAGTAAGTTCCGAAGCGCTAGGAATAAAAATCAATCAGGCTATTATCGGTACATGTGTAAATGGTAGATTAGAAGACTTGGAAGTTGCTGCACATATTTTAAAAGAGAAAAAGCTTGCAGATGATGTCCGGCTGTTTATCACTCCTGCCTCAAGAGAGATTTACTTACAAGCTTTAGAGAAAGGTTACATTGAAACATTTGTTAAGGCTGGCGCGAATATTGGTATTCCAGGTTGCTCAGGATGTACAGGAGGTGCCCATTTTGCTATCCCATCTGATGGAGATGTAGTAATCACTTCGGCTAATCGGAATTTTGTTGGCAGGTTAGGAAATCCCAAAGCAAGTATTTATCTAGCCTCTCCGGCAGTCGTAGCTCTTTCAGCAATTAATGGTAAAATTACCTTCCCTACTAATAAGGGAGGTGTAGCTATATGA
- a CDS encoding MFS transporter, which translates to MKVSGLSPALLVLAIVLGEKFESYFRRAIIVSKGDMTAFFTSGISMTLISVALAFVLYDIFKTVRAKKKKYKKLINNQLFFQLEEGTIMKLLWIVMICQAVYSIIIRGSRPIISLYADNIGASPFFIGLLAAAFAFLPMLFAISVGKWLDKQGAKKMTMIGSIGMLLSFILPVLYPTLFSLLFNQLLIGISHLCILISLQKTVGNIVGDRDRLIAAFSLSGAFGEFVGAILTGYLFEMTGFRWTFLIMILFIIVGLVFTRLMPNMVKKEQKKLVDKKAEKTWKMLKNVNLRKALIVSGLVLFSKDLVVAYFPVYGNSIGLSPSQIGLVIGLLSAMSMIIRFLQSELVHTIGRARLMVLLLVVSGISFILIPTTSSLLLLILISLVLGAGLGLGQPLSLVYTLNVTPETGKVKY; encoded by the coding sequence ATGAAAGTATCTGGGTTATCGCCTGCACTATTAGTGTTGGCAATCGTATTAGGAGAAAAATTCGAAAGTTACTTTAGAAGAGCTATTATTGTATCTAAAGGCGACATGACAGCGTTTTTTACAAGTGGTATTAGTATGACATTAATTAGCGTTGCTTTAGCTTTTGTTTTATACGATATTTTCAAAACGGTTAGGGCAAAAAAGAAAAAGTATAAAAAGTTAATCAATAACCAACTATTTTTTCAACTTGAAGAAGGAACCATAATGAAGTTGCTATGGATAGTTATGATATGCCAAGCAGTTTATTCAATTATTATAAGAGGTTCTCGACCAATTATATCTCTTTATGCAGATAATATCGGAGCTTCTCCGTTTTTTATAGGACTACTTGCAGCGGCCTTTGCTTTTCTTCCAATGTTATTTGCCATTTCAGTTGGTAAATGGCTAGATAAACAAGGAGCAAAAAAAATGACAATGATTGGTAGTATAGGGATGTTACTATCTTTTATACTACCAGTCTTGTACCCGACATTATTTTCACTACTATTCAACCAACTCCTAATTGGGATTTCACACCTATGTATATTAATTTCCCTGCAAAAAACGGTTGGGAATATAGTAGGTGATCGTGATAGACTGATTGCTGCATTTAGTTTGTCAGGAGCTTTTGGAGAATTCGTTGGTGCAATATTAACGGGATATCTTTTTGAAATGACTGGATTTCGTTGGACATTCTTGATAATGATTCTGTTTATTATCGTGGGACTAGTTTTTACAAGATTAATGCCTAATATGGTAAAGAAAGAACAAAAAAAATTGGTCGATAAAAAAGCAGAAAAAACTTGGAAGATGCTTAAAAATGTAAATCTTAGAAAAGCGCTGATTGTCAGTGGGTTAGTTCTTTTTTCTAAAGATTTGGTCGTAGCTTATTTTCCTGTTTATGGTAATTCTATCGGGTTGAGTCCATCTCAAATAGGGCTAGTTATAGGCTTGCTTTCTGCTATGTCAATGATTATTAGATTTTTACAATCAGAATTGGTGCACACGATTGGAAGGGCCAGACTCATGGTCTTATTATTAGTTGTTAGTGGAATTTCTTTTATACTTATACCAACTACTAGTAGTCTACTTTTATTAATACTTATATCGTTGGTACTTGGAGCAGGACTAGGTCTTGGCCAACCATTAAGTTTAGTCTACACACTGAATGTCACTCCTGAGACAGGCAAGGTGAAGTATTAG
- a CDS encoding AAA family ATPase, whose product MLQAKATVDVNDITLLIGTNDIGRSTILEALEIFFTNSLVKIGHEDVCVYSENQK is encoded by the coding sequence ATCTTACAAGCAAAAGCTACTGTAGATGTTAATGATATTACATTATTAATAGGAACGAATGATATTGGTAGATCAACAATATTAGAGGCATTGGAGATTTTCTTTACTAATAGTTTAGTTAAGATAGGACATGAAGATGTATGTGTCTATTCTGAAAATCAAAAATAA
- a CDS encoding phosphodiester glycosidase family protein, producing MPIKIQLFIVFLLAPFFGSLLYFTQHNPYSSFDSTSLLEGYTEIQEQNETLKQNLFEKGELLTEAISVSHVSNELLTYVQNNANEELVEYLMQQEKLNLIVEASVTYQQKSADLSESLLTTMLGEPIDQTFGENSIVKIYSLQEAGYRGFMAKIRLHNPKAIRMVLASDEVASFGETTSQAAARTGAILAINAGGFTNKNGKLQPIGITVIDGQIVTYSKNRFSFIGFNKNGNLVGGNITSRKQIKELEVLQGASFLPTLLKEGKKQPIPKEWAKARHPRTIIGHFHNGDLFFMVVDGRRTGWSTGVTLEEAQEKLLEFNIRDAYNLDGGGSSTFYYNGKVLNKPSEGRERRVTTNIVVIP from the coding sequence GTGCCCATTAAGATCCAACTATTTATTGTTTTTCTTCTTGCGCCCTTTTTTGGCTCATTACTCTATTTTACTCAACACAATCCCTATTCTAGTTTCGATAGTACAAGTTTACTAGAAGGATACACGGAAATACAGGAACAAAACGAAACATTAAAACAAAACCTTTTCGAAAAAGGAGAATTATTGACTGAAGCAATTTCAGTTAGTCATGTTTCTAATGAACTATTAACCTACGTTCAAAACAATGCAAATGAAGAATTAGTAGAATATTTAATGCAACAGGAAAAATTAAATTTAATCGTAGAGGCTAGCGTAACGTATCAACAAAAATCAGCGGATTTGAGTGAAAGTTTATTAACTACGATGCTTGGCGAACCCATCGATCAAACATTCGGTGAAAATTCAATAGTGAAAATTTATTCACTTCAAGAAGCGGGCTATAGAGGTTTTATGGCAAAAATTCGTCTCCATAATCCTAAAGCGATTCGGATGGTGTTAGCCAGTGATGAAGTTGCCAGTTTCGGGGAAACGACTAGTCAAGCAGCTGCTAGGACAGGAGCAATCTTGGCTATTAACGCTGGCGGGTTTACTAATAAAAATGGCAAGCTTCAACCAATTGGAATTACGGTAATTGATGGTCAAATCGTAACATATTCCAAAAACCGTTTTAGCTTCATAGGTTTTAATAAAAATGGAAATCTAGTTGGCGGGAATATAACTTCAAGAAAGCAAATTAAAGAATTGGAAGTTTTACAAGGAGCAAGTTTTCTGCCCACTTTGTTAAAAGAAGGAAAGAAGCAACCTATACCAAAAGAATGGGCCAAAGCAAGACACCCTCGAACAATAATTGGACACTTCCATAACGGAGACCTTTTCTTTATGGTTGTAGACGGGCGAAGGACTGGTTGGAGTACTGGTGTAACGTTAGAGGAAGCACAGGAAAAATTGCTAGAGTTTAACATAAGAGATGCATACAATCTAGACGGTGGAGGCTCTAGTACCTTTTACTATAATGGAAAAGTACTAAATAAACCATCGGAAGGGCGAGAAAGAAGAGTAACAACAAATATTGTCGTCATACCTTAA
- a CDS encoding competence protein ComK, with protein sequence MNTVILANYSVNKDTLALLSVAHPDYHTIAIETDRKLYIRKTPFQIIKAACLKGGSTYEGRRAAVTYLTGAKHKVPIPINPTEHIYAFPTYSPTQFECSWIFHDHVHSISPYQKNHTVITFKNELQLKLPVSYYTIEKQMYRTAQCIIRFTHFTNEKTFCMPRSTPELIHY encoded by the coding sequence TTGAATACTGTAATCCTAGCAAACTATAGTGTCAACAAAGATACACTGGCCCTCCTCTCAGTCGCACATCCAGACTATCATACGATCGCCATTGAAACAGATCGTAAGCTTTACATTCGAAAAACACCGTTTCAGATCATCAAAGCAGCTTGCTTAAAGGGCGGCTCCACCTATGAAGGAAGACGAGCAGCTGTTACCTATCTTACCGGAGCCAAACACAAAGTACCGATCCCGATCAATCCAACTGAACACATCTACGCGTTTCCTACCTATTCGCCTACACAATTTGAATGCTCCTGGATCTTCCACGATCATGTCCATTCTATTTCACCATATCAAAAAAATCATACGGTGATTACCTTCAAAAACGAACTGCAATTAAAGCTACCTGTTTCTTACTATACAATCGAAAAACAAATGTACAGAACTGCTCAATGCATCATCCGCTTTACTCATTTTACGAACGAAAAAACCTTCTGCATGCCACGTAGTACCCCTGAACTTATCCATTACTAA
- a CDS encoding tripartite tricarboxylate transporter permease, translated as MTWSNLFAAIVGAVVGTIVGILPGLGSSATVAILIPVAFSMPADSGMIMMIAVYFGAMYGASTTAILLNIPGAPSTVIATADGYPLAQQGRAGPAISITAIGSFFGSMVAILGLMFLITPLSKFALKFGPIEYTAVMIFALVMAATLMGGSLFKGFLSIGLGLTFGLVGIDLQSGVSRFTFGSGHLTSGIDMIVIIIGVFGLGEVLYFLVEQKKNVNSGKE; from the coding sequence TTGACTTGGAGCAATTTATTTGCAGCTATTGTAGGAGCGGTTGTTGGAACTATTGTTGGTATATTGCCAGGATTGGGTTCCTCCGCAACAGTAGCTATATTAATACCAGTAGCTTTTTCAATGCCTGCAGATAGTGGAATGATCATGATGATTGCTGTTTATTTTGGTGCGATGTACGGTGCATCAACGACTGCTATCCTTTTAAATATTCCAGGGGCTCCATCGACAGTTATAGCTACAGCAGACGGATACCCACTTGCTCAACAAGGGAGAGCTGGTCCAGCGATATCAATCACAGCCATTGGTTCCTTTTTCGGAAGTATGGTCGCCATTTTAGGCTTAATGTTTTTAATTACCCCTTTAAGTAAATTTGCTTTGAAATTTGGTCCCATTGAATACACGGCAGTTATGATTTTTGCGCTAGTTATGGCAGCTACCTTAATGGGAGGGTCTTTATTTAAAGGGTTTCTCTCAATTGGTTTGGGCTTAACATTTGGTTTAGTTGGAATAGATTTACAAAGTGGAGTTAGTAGATTTACGTTTGGTTCAGGCCATTTAACTAGTGGGATCGATATGATTGTCATAATTATTGGTGTTTTTGGACTAGGTGAAGTGCTGTACTTTTTAGTTGAGCAAAAGAAAAATGTGAATTCTGGAAAAGAATAG
- a CDS encoding DUF4230 domain-containing protein: MDTNREVIEEEKISQIERLLIELKEAQQQSAATIAVDHNLRSLSTPKGIFKSFLKAGGLKIILLLLVILVSLVVITSGGFWLFSGSTFKQESVTFVEHVQELATLATAKAHTKAVIHEEDNKIFSKDISINLPGTKRELLLIVPGTVIAGVDLKRITSKDMVINEETKEIDITLPHAELIQDTSLQMDKILTYVNGGLFRGEITWDEGFDLAAKAQEQSRQDAISGGLLDTAEKNAEKALKEFFKNIGYKVNVTFN, encoded by the coding sequence GTGGATACAAATAGAGAAGTTATAGAAGAAGAAAAAATTTCACAGATAGAAAGACTATTAATAGAATTAAAGGAAGCGCAACAGCAAAGTGCTGCAACTATTGCGGTAGATCATAACTTAAGATCTTTATCTACACCGAAAGGAATTTTTAAGTCTTTCTTAAAAGCTGGTGGATTGAAGATTATTTTGTTGCTCCTGGTCATCCTTGTTTCTCTAGTCGTCATTACTTCAGGAGGATTTTGGCTATTTTCGGGCAGTACCTTCAAACAAGAGTCAGTAACGTTTGTAGAACATGTTCAAGAGCTAGCAACATTGGCAACAGCTAAAGCTCATACGAAAGCAGTTATACACGAAGAGGATAATAAGATTTTCTCGAAAGACATTTCTATTAATCTACCTGGAACAAAGCGAGAACTTCTATTAATTGTACCTGGGACGGTAATTGCTGGTGTTGATTTGAAAAGGATTACTTCTAAGGACATGGTTATAAATGAAGAAACAAAAGAAATAGATATTACTCTTCCTCATGCAGAGCTAATTCAGGACACGTCATTACAGATGGATAAAATACTAACCTATGTCAATGGTGGGCTTTTCCGTGGTGAAATTACATGGGATGAGGGATTTGACCTGGCTGCTAAGGCACAAGAGCAAAGTCGTCAAGATGCCATCTCTGGTGGTTTACTAGATACTGCAGAGAAAAATGCAGAAAAAGCGTTAAAGGAGTTTTTTAAGAATATTGGTTATAAGGTAAATGTCACGTTTAACTAA
- a CDS encoding YkvA family protein — protein sequence MLKNLFRKKTDLDELSSSNINEVDKIEIEEELVADLIDKAEKLNAEDINQHEKHFSEEKFWTKVQKFPKKAGTSLVYAVLLLYYTLQKPDVPLKVKATIVGALGYFILPLDIIPDLAVGVGYVDDLSVVIFALVHVALYVDDEIKMQAKNKLKDLFGENVDTTEIDNKLGR from the coding sequence ATGTTAAAAAATCTATTTAGAAAGAAAACAGATCTTGACGAATTATCCTCATCTAATATTAATGAAGTCGACAAAATTGAAATTGAAGAAGAATTAGTTGCTGATTTAATAGATAAAGCAGAAAAACTAAATGCTGAAGATATAAACCAACACGAAAAGCATTTCTCAGAGGAAAAGTTTTGGACTAAGGTTCAAAAATTTCCTAAAAAAGCTGGAACTTCTTTAGTCTACGCAGTGCTATTACTTTATTACACTCTTCAAAAGCCAGATGTACCATTAAAAGTTAAAGCAACCATTGTTGGGGCTTTAGGTTATTTTATTTTACCTCTAGATATTATACCGGACTTAGCAGTTGGTGTAGGATATGTTGACGACTTAAGTGTTGTAATATTTGCTTTAGTTCATGTAGCTTTATATGTGGATGATGAAATTAAAATGCAAGCCAAAAATAAATTAAAAGATTTATTTGGTGAGAATGTAGATACAACTGAGATTGATAATAAACTAGGAAGATAA